TAGTAAGGGATTATTATTTTGTTAGCTGTGAAAATTTTTATatagcaaaattttattttttagagatgaGTATCAAAGGACTTAGGGTCCTTTGATATTAAAGACATCATGATGTctgggatttattttaaaatatttcaattaaggaaaaaatagatGAAGCAGTTTTTGCAAGATGTTTATAATTAAGTGATGGTGTGATAGGGATCTGGGGGTTTGTGATAGTGCTTCTACTTTAGtgattgaaattttccataataaagagaaaatacaaacaaGCCCTGGTCTCTGCCATTCTGGTAGAGGCAAAAGGATATCCAGGTCATCATAGCCATAGCCAGTACCATCCATAGAATTTAAGAGCCATATATAGACTTCCTGACTCTGGGGCAACAGTTAAGACTATTTCTTGTCACagtgttttatttgttgtttgttgaCCAGAAGACCCACTGAAATCCTGCAAAATAGATTTGATAAGTATTACTATTCCCTTTCTGgatctttctaggaatttgtccttttCATCTGTATTGTCACATTTATGGGCATAGAGTTGTTCATATTAGTCTTTACCCTATTAATATCTGTAGGGTCTGTAGTGATGTCTCCTCTCTCATGCCTtgtatttgtaatatatatagtCTTCTTTTTGACACAGATAAGTAAACAGATGCCAGAAAGGAGAAATGATTCAGGTCAGGGCTGCAGAGCCAGCTGGACCATCCTTACTTCTGCTACCTTGCCTGGCTATTGGGTTGATCATCCTTTTTGAGACTCCGTATCCTCAGCCCCCAGCTTGCATATACTCCATACTCCAGGCCTAGTATGTAATCTGACATGGAAGAACTCAACTACATACTCAGGGTTCTTGTTACCCTTGCCCTCCAAGGTGAATCCAACTTCTCAAAATGTTCTGTTGTCCTCTATTCTTGGATTCCCCACAAAAGCAAACTCAGGTGGAGGGAGTAGAATAAAGGAGAGGTTGGGATGGAGGGTGGCAAATAGCATAGATGGGCTACTTGCTAGAATCTGTTGGTTTGGCTTACCTGGAAAGGGGCAGTTTTGAAGTCTTCATAGTGGGAAGAGGAGATCAGGGAGGCTCACCATTACTGGCAGTGACAACTTCCTCCACTTTATTAATGCTTTCCCTttaacttgtcttttttttttttttttttaggtttacttatttatggctgtggtgggtcttcattgctatgcacaggctttctctagctgcagtcaGCACGGGCTTCTTGTGGTGTGTtcttttgttgtggcacatgggcttagttgctccatggcatgtggaatcctcctagcccagggatcaagccagtgTCCTTTGCATTGCAAAAGGATTCTTAACtccagaccaccagagaagcccctcttGTCTCCTTAATCACTAGAGGGAAGGATCATAAGTCCCTAGAATGTCTAGGGCCTATTAGAGTTTACACCTaatctttcaaatttttattctatCATTCTCCCCAAAACCGATGTCTAGGTTGGCAAAGGAAGTGAAAGATATAGCCTTCCctgctttgctttctgctttaacCTCAAATGGCCTCATCTTTTAATGCCATCCAGTAATGAGGTCACCAAGTAGTGCTGGCTAGAATTTGAAGTTTTTCCCATATTCTGAGGATTTTCTTAGCACCCACCATACTGGCTGTTTGGGAATTAGGCATTAGCATGCAGAACTATGATCAGAGAACAAGAGTCTGCCTCCACTGTGTACCTCCAGGATCCAAGGGCAAAATGCTAGGTCTTTTGGTTctaaaatccattttctttccaTTGTATCAATGCCTCTTATATTAATGCCAAATATGCATTCATTTTTGTGCCAGGTGCTTCCCTTCCTCTGGTCTTTAGGGGAGAATGGTGGGGGGCAAGGAAGAAAGAGGACAAAGACAGATTCTTCTGCCAGAAGGCCTCTGAAGGGTGAGTACTGCTGGCTCTGGGGGAGTTTTCCCACTCTCAGAAGTAGGTGAGTGTCTGGTCTCCCTGGCTACCTTCCTAGAGAAGCAATGTTTGAAGAAAAAAGGACCCATCACGGTGCTTGTTATAAATGAGAACCTCCTCTTTATTCCACGTATAAAAGCTAGTTTCTGGAACTGGCCAGGGAAAGAGCTTTGGCCTGGCTCTACCTCCCTGTGAGTCCTAGGGGTAAAGGTCTAGATCCTGGTGACAAGGTCTTTCTCCAGGTAGGCATGAAAAGTCCCACCCCCTCCAGTCCCAAATCAGAGAGTAGGAGCAGCCACATAGGACAGTTCATCGGTTAGGTGTAAATCAGCTTCCGGCAGGCTCTTCCAGGCAAGCTCTAAGATCCCATACTGGGCAATGCCCATGGGGAGCATGGTACGCACATTGTTCTGCCCGGGGAGGGGAACCACCTCCTGGAATGCCGGAGGCTCTTTATGGGCTTGAGAGCCACCACAGAGCAGGTGGTAGAACAACCGCTCCCCAGGGGCTAGCTCGACGGCCCTTAGGGCATCTTTGTAAGTGACCTCTTGGAATTGGGGCTCTTCTCTCAGTAGCAGGTCCTGCATCAGCTTCTGGATTCGAGGAGACTTGAGCTGGTATAGGTCCATAAGACGGTTGAACTGTTCCATCCACGCAGCACTGTCTCTTGCGTATTGCTCCTGCAACATCCGCAGAACATGGTACAGTGCCACAAATGTCTCCCACAGAGGCACCTCCTCCTTTACTTTAGAAACGGGTCGTGCCTTCTTCTCCAACTTGGGCAATCTGGCAAACCTGCCCTTATCCTTAAAAGCCCAGAAGTCTTTCTGAAACATCAGCGCCAGGGTTTGTTTTTCAACAGGGTCCAGGGCACCTGTGAAAATGTCTCTTGTGGCAGAATCATAGTATCGCATCTCCATCCCCCTGAGAGCAGTGGCTATCTGCTTTGCCCGTGCACTCCGGTAAGGCTCTCCCAGAAGATGCCAGTTGATAGCCTTTGGGTCTGGGATCCCTTTGGTAGCTAACAGAGACTTTGGTGTGGAGACAGCCAGACGTCTGAGCCAgctctccttttcccttcctttgaTGGGAGGGATCACTTTCAGGTACTTTGGACCCAGGGGCTCCTTACTGGGCTTGGAGACATATGTGCCTCGGGATTCCATGATCTGCTTGTGATGGCACACGATGGCTTCAAGCTTGGCCAGGTGCATCCACTCTAAGTTCTCCTTTGCGGTGAGGTCTTTGAGAAGCTGGCACAATCGGTGGAAACTATCCCTGGAAAGCTGTTCTCCTGCCTCTATCTTTTCTAGGACATGGTGGATCCACTCTACATCTGAGAAACTGATGTCTGGGTAGATTTCCTCAGCCAGGATTTTGGACAAAGGTAATTGTACCTCACTCTGTTTCTTCAGAGATGGATGACGCTGCAGGATCCACTGCCACTTGGCCCCTAGCGGTTTGCCTTGGAGTTTCTGAGCTTCTATGGTCTTCCTCAGTATGTGGGATAAATATGGGGTCTCTAAGTCAGGCTCCTGGGCCTCCAAAACTATATCCAAAACATGTAGAGGCATGGGCTTATATTTCTTCAACAGTTCTAGTTTATCTATAAACCCTGCCCCTGGGAAtactccaggcttcccaagtgCTATGGTCTTATCATCCCAGGATGTTTGTTTAGTTAGCAATGGCTCTGATATCTTCTGTTTGCTCCCCAGAGCGACTGAGATCAGTTGCTTGGGAGGGCTTTCCAGTTTTATAGCACTGCTTTTGATGTCAGGGattcttttttcaatataaaggacttcttctcttcctcttaagtgctttttcccttcttctagtaacttgtatattttttctcttttaaaaattgcttttttcttGTCTACCTCTTCTAACAAGCTtctgtcctctccttcctctttctcactCAAATATTCCATCTCTTCatcacttgtgctttcctcctcaaccacttcctctttcccctcttccttctcctgtactttcttcttttttttccttttcttcttcctctccttcccttcttcttcctccttcaccaactcctcctctaccatttcctcctccttcacctcctcctcttccatttcctcctcttcctcctcctcttcctcttcctcctcctcttcttcctcctcctcctcagacaAACTCTCTTGCTCTATTTCATCTAACAGGCGTTCCATTTCTTCAGAAGAGCTCTCCTCACTTTTCACACTTTTCACCTCGTCCTCTTGACTGAGTAACTCTTCCTGTTGTGTATCAGCTGTCTttagcttttctctttttcttgacttATGTTTAAGGAATGACTTtgcctcttcttcctctgttgtttcttcttcctctgtttcCTGTATGACAtctctctgttgcctggccaatATGCTTTCTTGttcagtaacatttttctctctctttatcaATCTTCTAATTTCCTTGGCTAGTCTTCTCTGCCTCTTAGCCAGTTTCTTCTCATCTATGGTAATTTCTGGTTGTTCCTCAGAAAAATCCCATTCCTTGGCATCAAGTTCATTCTGTACCTCGTTCAATTCCCTTTCCTTAAGGACAAATAACCTCTTTAACTTTGTcatctctatttcttcctgggttagtttcctttcttctttaataaGGCCTTGAAGTATCTTTAAGACTTTGCTGCTCACTTTTAATGGTTCCTtggaaattcccttgctttctttagcTAATTTCCTTAGTAACCTGGCTAGCTTCCTTTgttcctgggcatatactctcTCTCCTCTGGTAAATTCCAGTTTTTCTTTGGCCATGTCTGTTTGCTCTGTGGCCAGGATCCTTTCTTCATAGAGCAATATCTTTTCCTCTAGTGACAATTTCCTCTTGATTAGCTCTAGTTCATCCTTAGGTAGTCTTTTCTCTTTGGAAGTTTCTTGAGTCTCTTCCTTGAAGAGAATTTCCTTTTGCTCAGCCAGTGTCTCTTTCTCCCAGGTCAGTATTTtcatttccatgtccagttcctttTCTTCCCTGGTAATAGACCAGTCACCTCTGAGCTGGTTCAGTTCTTGGAACACTGCCCTCTTCCCTACAGCTAATTTCATTTTGTCTTGGGCTACTTTGTGCTGTTTCTTAGCCAGGCTTCCCTCTAATTGGGCCAGTTTCTCCTCTATGGTGGCCAGTTTCTCCTTCCTCTGGAAgagtttctccttttcctccatcAGCTTCTTCTCTATCTGAACCAGCCTATTCTTACACATGTCATGTTTCTCCTTCTCAGGGATTGATTTCTTTCTGTTCTGGATGAGGCTTTCTTGGAGCTGGATTAAGGTTTCCCTCCTCTGAGCCAATTTCACCTTCTCCTGAGCCAGTTTCTCCTTCTCCTGGGCCAGATTCTTTTGCCTCCAGGCCAGTATTTCTTTGGCGTTGGGAAGTTCTTCCATGTTCTGGATAAGCTTAGTCTTCTCCTGGGACAGTTTCTGCTTATTCTTGatcaatttctcccttttctggtcAAGTTTTGCCTCCTTCACTGGCAGTGTTTCCATGTTCTGGGCCAGTTTCTTCTCTTCCTGGATCAGTAGCTCTTCCTCTTGGGCcagtttctgctttttctccATCAGTTGCTCCCTCTTCTCGGTAAGTTTTTCCTCTTCTCCAGGAAGTTTTACCTTGTCTTGGGCTAGTTCTTTCTCTTCTTGGATTAGCAGCTTTTCTTCCTGGGCCCATTTATGCTTATTCTCCATCAGTTGCTCCCTTTTCTGATCAAGTCCTTCCTTTTCCTCAGACAGATTTTGTTTGTCCTGGGCCAGTCTCCTCTTCTCCTGGACCAGCAGTTCTTCCTCCTGAATCACTTCTTTCTCTTCTGCATCCAGTTTCTCTTCTTGAGATGCCAGTGTCATCTCTTCCTGATCCAGCCTGCCCCCTTCATTGATCAGTTCCtcctcttcctgattcagttcCTCTTCTTTCAAAGCCAGTTCCTCCTCTTCCCAGGTCAGATCCTCCAATTCCTGGGCTAGTTCCTTTTCTTGCCATGCTAGATCTAGCTCTTTCTGGGCCAGTTTATCTAGTTTCTGCATCATTATCTTTTTGACCTCAGCTAgcttccctcctttctttgctATGTTCTCTTCTTCTCGGGCCAGTTTCTCCAATTTCTTGGCTAGTCTCTTCCTTTGCTGGGCCAATTTCTCTGCGTCCTGGCTCAGCATTTCCTCTGTTTGGGCTAGTTTTTCCTCATTCTGGATAAGCTTCCTCTCCATCTGGACCATTTTCCTGTCTTTCTCAACCAGTTTCTCATACACTTGGgccatttttctctcttcctgggcTAGTCTCCTCTCTTCCTGTGCTAGCTTCTCCTCTTCCTGAGCCAGCTTCCTCTCTTCTTGGGCCCGTCTTCTTTCAGCCTGGGCCCGTTTTCGCTCAACCTGGGCCTGTTTGTATTCTTGGTGGATCTGCCTCTGCTCTTCTGTCATTggtgcttcttcttcttctgctgctgctgctgttgcttctgCTTCTTCTTCCCGCTCCTGAGGTGGTTCTTCCCGCTCCTGAGGCGGTTCTTCCTCCAGAGTCACTTCCTCCTGAGTCGCCAACATCTTCTTCCTGGCCTTGGCTGACATCTTTTCCCAGATCTGTGACCATTCATTCCATGTCCGCTTCGTCTTGTCCCTTCTGACTTGTCCCTCTTCTGCATCCGGGAGcagcttctcttcctcctcaAGTAGTTGCTCCTCTTCCTGATGACTCTGGCTTTCCCATGTTTCCTTCCATTCATCCCACGATATCCTTGTCTCACTGAAAGCATTTTTCCATTGATCCCAGGACTTCTTCCACTCCTGCCAAGACAGTTTTATCTTATCTTTAAGTGGCCTTCTTTCTTGCTCAACCACTTTCTCCTTTAATTTGGCCACCTCCTCCACTTCCCGACCCATGCCCCTCTCTTCTTTGGCTATCTTCCCCTCTTTTTTATCCACTTTTATCTCCTGCTGGACTGCTTTCCTCTGTTTAGAAGGCTTAGAggatttcttctcttctttctttgataTTCGTTTTCCCTTGCTTAGGTCTGGTTCTGCAAaaagaactttctttttcttgcctttttttggaCTCACGTGGGTTTCCTGCAGgtccttttctgtctttctctcttgtgTCTCTCTTGTCTCCTCTTCCATGTCTCTGATCATCATGTCCTCTCTAATTGCTGATCCGTGAATAAAAACTGGTTTCTCCTCTGGCCAGGCTACATCCCAGTCAAGGTCCTCAAGCAGTTCCTCACTGTCTTTCTTCAGCAGGGGGCAGATCTCCTGAAAGAGCTCCCAGCTGGGCCGTCGATCAGCCAGCATCTCCTGAGCCGTGGTCACTAGCTCATTGTTGAGAGCTTCTAACATTTTTGTCTGGGAACCAGATATCCTCAGGGTCATAAGACGACACAGGTCATCCCGCCACATCGAGCTATCTCTAGACCTGAGGCCAGGAGCTCCAGAGGCACCCCGCCCTGTGATTTGCAGTGGCTTCATAATTAAGTCTGTCTTTCCAGTATGTGGAAATCCCTCATGTGTAACTTCAGCGTCTGTTACTTTCCTTTTGCGCCTCTTTATGGTTTTCTGAGATACTGATTTCCGGCTTCTTTTGTCACGTGTCTTCCTCAACATCT
Above is a genomic segment from Ovis canadensis isolate MfBH-ARS-UI-01 breed Bighorn chromosome 14, ARS-UI_OviCan_v2, whole genome shotgun sequence containing:
- the LOC138418709 gene encoding WD repeat-containing protein 87-like, producing MTSPRLIPLWKDFKYLLSDMIQKSKQNLDDPKTDVVVLSDRSQILFKESRHPQNMPLICYYFSDVHFFSSLSWVTTITKEIQAVVWMKSKTEDMVEKRTFSMTDRLPPIQSMVHTGSFHILVVYCGDLLLRLFGDHLRSFKSLGVVPCRFNITCLCYDPEMKMLLSGILGAVVTWTIERSGRGLQIAHMVALPGDELVHDIVLNGPNGSLIAMCENVVRVLERQGHGLLAEVKKFSSTISGSSITCCFTCSEQGFLYAGNKTGEIQVWNLNWGQSLHTFKAHFSSVVCIRSQPEAHTLLTAGREGIIKEWNLTSGNLLRRLELGEELYRLQFIDGTTFFCQTTHSFSLRSLPFFYSLFNVCGSAPLQVRRVHCGSNWFRILCTTEDGLLRFVSPLTGNLLVITWPFSILDQATDWAYDPNKEELFVATGSPDVLVFDTTRSPCMAKYLLCTSPDSQDLVQCLAYGHFHLGRGLEGLMFSGYQSGVIRVLSQHSCARIETYIHFGSVLALSTLPGGLSGSRENSLLCSYGMDDYIHLSEAVLEGVRVKLRTLASILCSCQLTHLILLPKSVGAITQTNCLRLWKFHDFLSSGSQDGSTFIETLPLHQCTIISFDVCLTLSLFVTGGSDGSVRIWNFHGRLIAMLDSSLHFGPLCFANDRGDLLVTFNESLYLVSCLKLLPATLLVHLSLMGLTDEVLEVPKPFIPSFFFSFETMFVPKYIYPGHGQQQLVGLESLVNHRAIAFDHNVPHVIEEDEQGSPVLLSSFKHDSRCKEVDVSQVKKPPYFHYVLPPQLQLTTWDELNPYQILRCYFGHGREWLLAPDCYIPNSVIRARLWPEGSPIYLQCSLHSPVRELEWDKSQQFFFWHSRARAISDAEQYIQEKEDEDFLLTRASKDITYTVLTDSANRSWLGKKMSEIAINSLIETILSILIHATPLKYQCCIGALGQIFASYQVSPPLRSETAHRLLDDTTNSNPLIRELAWEGLKRLGMITHLFAVPLAQGLMDKDDRVRNKTLSLMADTGVHSKTSLLNLVQSRDTFREMQQEMVGDETLDRLLGLRAPDLQILHTQVAQRLNENLTLYQGDEKPTFTLDVSEASELTALSKETDTVPEEPEAAFKHSKGPRRGRPVVRKHTRKFLRSLKKLKETVTEPGPLEDEGDQSEPAPTEVEEVKSSASSILKVAKDDEQESSEADASKDHVALTMKMLRKTRDKRSRKSVSQKTIKRRKRKVTDAEVTHEGFPHTGKTDLIMKPLQITGRGASGAPGLRSRDSSMWRDDLCRLMTLRISGSQTKMLEALNNELVTTAQEMLADRRPSWELFQEICPLLKKDSEELLEDLDWDVAWPEEKPVFIHGSAIREDMMIRDMEEETRETQERKTEKDLQETHVSPKKGKKKKVLFAEPDLSKGKRISKKEEKKSSKPSKQRKAVQQEIKVDKKEGKIAKEERGMGREVEEVAKLKEKVVEQERRPLKDKIKLSWQEWKKSWDQWKNAFSETRISWDEWKETWESQSHQEEEQLLEEEEKLLPDAEEGQVRRDKTKRTWNEWSQIWEKMSAKARKKMLATQEEVTLEEEPPQEREEPPQEREEEAEATAAAAEEEEAPMTEEQRQIHQEYKQAQVERKRAQAERRRAQEERKLAQEEEKLAQEERRLAQEERKMAQVYEKLVEKDRKMVQMERKLIQNEEKLAQTEEMLSQDAEKLAQQRKRLAKKLEKLAREEENIAKKGGKLAEVKKIMMQKLDKLAQKELDLAWQEKELAQELEDLTWEEEELALKEEELNQEEEELINEGGRLDQEEMTLASQEEKLDAEEKEVIQEEELLVQEKRRLAQDKQNLSEEKEGLDQKREQLMENKHKWAQEEKLLIQEEKELAQDKVKLPGEEEKLTEKREQLMEKKQKLAQEEELLIQEEKKLAQNMETLPVKEAKLDQKREKLIKNKQKLSQEKTKLIQNMEELPNAKEILAWRQKNLAQEKEKLAQEKVKLAQRRETLIQLQESLIQNRKKSIPEKEKHDMCKNRLVQIEKKLMEEKEKLFQRKEKLATIEEKLAQLEGSLAKKQHKVAQDKMKLAVGKRAVFQELNQLRGDWSITREEKELDMEMKILTWEKETLAEQKEILFKEETQETSKEKRLPKDELELIKRKLSLEEKILLYEERILATEQTDMAKEKLEFTRGERVYAQEQRKLARLLRKLAKESKGISKEPLKVSSKVLKILQGLIKEERKLTQEEIEMTKLKRLFVLKERELNEVQNELDAKEWDFSEEQPEITIDEKKLAKRQRRLAKEIRRLIKREKNVTEQESILARQQRDVIQETEEEETTEEEEAKSFLKHKSRKREKLKTADTQQEELLSQEDEVKSVKSEESSSEEMERLLDEIEQESLSEEEEEEEEEEEEEEEEEEEMEEEEVKEEEMVEEELVKEEEEGKERKKKRKKKKKVQEKEEGKEEVVEEESTSDEEMEYLSEKEEGEDRSLLEEVDKKKAIFKREKIYKLLEEGKKHLRGREEVLYIEKRIPDIKSSAIKLESPPKQLISVALGSKQKISEPLLTKQTSWDDKTIALGKPGVFPGAGFIDKLELLKKYKPMPLHVLDIVLEAQEPDLETPYLSHILRKTIEAQKLQGKPLGAKWQWILQRHPSLKKQSEVQLPLSKILAEEIYPDISFSDVEWIHHVLEKIEAGEQLSRDSFHRLCQLLKDLTAKENLEWMHLAKLEAIVCHHKQIMESRGTYVSKPSKEPLGPKYLKVIPPIKGREKESWLRRLAVSTPKSLLATKGIPDPKAINWHLLGEPYRSARAKQIATALRGMEMRYYDSATRDIFTGALDPVEKQTLALMFQKDFWAFKDKGRFARLPKLEKKARPVSKVKEEVPLWETFVALYHVLRMLQEQYARDSAAWMEQFNRLMDLYQLKSPRIQKLMQDLLLREEPQFQEVTYKDALRAVELAPGERLFYHLLCGGSQAHKEPPAFQEVVPLPGQNNVRTMLPMGIAQYGILELAWKSLPEADLHLTDELSYVAAPTL